The stretch of DNA GGACTGGGAATGAGTAGGGGCGTTTCTTCCCTGGAAATGCTAGTGATAGGTGTCCCATCAGCAACAAATAGCAGACTCTTCCGAATTTTTCGCATCTGCGTGGTGTTGAGGCGATTTGAGGCACCTGTGGGGCGGTTGGATACTTCTAGCGTCAAAGGAAGACGCGATCGCGTGTTTAATGCTTCTAGGGCGTTAGCCAGTCCCTCTCGCAGGGCTTCACTCGACGCCGCATATTCAGTCTGATGGCAGAGGAAGATAATCGGTTCCAGATTCGCCATCACCGTCTGTTTAGTGAAATAAATCTCGTGGCTTGTCAGGTCAATGTTGGAGATTATGTAGCCACCGCTGCCTTCGATGTAAAACTCTACCGATTCCCCTTCTAGATAACGACCAAACCAAGCTGAGCGCTTAACATCCTGGCTGTCTTCTAAAAAATCTGCCCGTAATCCAGACTTCAGCAAGCTATTTTTGCTCAATCGCAGATCGTGGGGACGTTTCTCTAATTCTTTAATCGGCTCATACTCTTGGAGATACCAGCCTCTCAGGGCAATGATAGCCATGATGTCTTATCAATAATGCACAGAATCTTCACGTCTTTAATTTAAGACGCCTGAGAAGGAATCTTAGCAGTATGCGGTGACATCTTCTCCACATTCATCTGCTAGATAGCATAGTGCCCGGAAACGCAGGCTTACGACTTCTTCGTAAAGCGGATTCAGCTTGCACATTGGAGGAATGTGAAACAGGGTGCGACCAAATACTTTGATATCGCGCTCAAAGGGGCACTGGGAGGGGATTGACTTGCACAGGCGATGAGCGAGTTCGCGATCGCGCACTTGTATGTTGTCAATCCACTCGCGCAGAGGTTGCAGGAAGTTCAACCGCGTCCGTGCTTTTGTGGGTTGTTGAATCGGGGCTACCTTTTGGGAAACCTCTTCTTGAGGCATCCAGAACCAGCTTGTCAGGGAAATATTTTTTACTGTATACTGGGATACATTCATGATGCTTCTCCTGTGTTACGTTTTCAAGTCTTCAAAAAGCTAAATTTAACTGTCTGTCCTTTATCTACAACTGCGACTCTGCTTTTACCGGATGCTGGCTGTGAGATTTGAGCGTTTCTAGAAACTTTGACCGTTAGACTTACTTAATCATTGACGCGCGATCGCTATTTTTTGTTCTTTGCTCGGTTAATCTCGGATGCCGACTTGACAGACAAAAGGCTTGTGAGAACTCTTCTGTTATCATCCTCCCTAATTTCCTGTCTATATTGCGTGAGGAACATCACTGAATATTTGTGAGTGTCCCTTCCAGGTTTCAGTGATTACACGCATATATTGCCACTGCACTCTCGCATAAACTTGTCTGCATGAAGGCTGTAAGGTCTGTGGTTGCTTTGCTTTCGGCAAAAATGCCCCTAGACGCTTCGCGGCTCGCTCGCTTCCTAACTTTTCTTAGAATCAGAGCCATTTATTTTCCTTTAACGACGAGAAAATAATCACTCCTTGAAAACTCTAAGGAGAAGTGAAAGACAGTGAAAGAACCTAGCCAAGTTGATAAAATCATTTCCCGTCTACCAATTTGAATTCAGCAATTTTGCTGATGAAATAAAAAATAAAAGTTGGTAATAAATTACCTATTTCACTGAGGAATAAAAAAATAGAGATAGAAATCTTAAGCTACAGCTAGCTGATTCAGTTTTTGCCCTATTTTCAAAGAGCAATACTTAAAAATCATTAAAAATAAATTTCGTAAAAGTACTTGCAAAGTTATACTGCAAAGGTAAATTATGATCGCTCTACAAAATATATGTGAGTTCAAGGTCAAGATGAACACCCGAACTTTAAAAACAACTCCAATTAAGACAAATATATTGGGAATTGGAGTCAGTCGTACTAAATATAAAGACTGCACGGATTTGATTATTCAAAGTGCCCAATTACGCCAATCTTGTACCGTTGCAGCAGTGAATGTCCATAGCATTACCTCCGGTTATCTTGACCCAGACGGTCATGGCTATCAACTCAATCAGTTTACTCTGGTTGCCCCTGATGGTCAGCCGGTGCGTTGGGCGCTCAATCTTCTTCGTAATCGTGATGAAGAGATACTCCCGGAGCGGGTGCGGGGTCCAGAGCTAATGTTAAATATTTGCGAACAAGCTGCTGCTAAAGAAATAAGTATTTTTCTATATGGCTCTACGGAAGCAGTTCTAGAAACTTTACAGAAGAATCTACAAGAAAAATTTCCCAGCTTGATAATTGCCGGAGCAGTTTCTCCTCCGTTTCGCCCTTTAACGCCGCAAGAAGATGCGGCATACACTAAACAAATTCGGGAATCTGGCGCGGGAATTGTCTTTGTTTCTTTGGGTTGTCCGCGCCAAGAAGCATGGGCTTTTAATCATCGCCATCAGCTAGATTGTCCGATCGTTGCGGTGGGTGCTGCTTTTGATTTTCATTCTGGCAACATTCCTGAAGCTCCGTTTTGGATGCAAAGCTTGGGTTTAGAATGGCTTTTCCGCTTTTTACAGGAACCCAAACGCTTGTGGAAGCGCTATTGGTTACTTAATCCTCTTTATTTGATTCTTTTGGGTTTACAGCTGCTCAAATTACTTCCTGTCGAGCAAGACCCAATAGAAGTAGAAACCAGCAGTGCCGAGCGCCACCCAGAAGCAATCAATCGCTAGTTACAAAGTTGTGTCGCTGTTACGGATTGAAGTCACTAGCGTTTTGGAACGCTCATCTAGCTTAGTCACCCGCGATGTGAACAACAATTTCTCGATAATGACCGCGCTGCCGATGTTCCCAAATATAGATTCCCTGCCAGGTTCCCAATAGCAATTTACCGCCAGCGATGGGGATTTGTTCAGAAGTATGAGTCACAGCAGTGCGAATGTGAGCTGGCATATCATCAGGGCCTTCCGCATTGTGGAAGTAGCGATCGCTTTCCGGCACGAGTTTTGTTAAAAAGTTCTCTAAATCTTTGAGAACATCTGGATCGGCATTTTCTTGAATCAGCAGACTGGCTGAGGTATGACGCAAAAACAGGGTGCAAAGTCCAGTCTGTATACGCGAATCTGCAACGATCGCTTGAACTTTGGGCGTGATTTTGTATAAAGATTTGCCAGGAGTTTGAACGGTCAGGATCTGTTGGTAATGAGTCATGGCGGCTCGAAAAAATTAACGGTTTTGGAAATAGCTGACGACAGCACGGGCGATCGCTTCGGTTCCATCTGTCGCCACCATCTGAGATTGATGGGGTGGAAGCATTGGTTGATGGAGAAACTCCCAGTTGCTTTGGAAGAACTCAGCAGGTTGTAGAATTTGATGATAGGTATAATTTTGGATGCCTTCAAGTAGCAGAGGCGCTTCGGCAAAGTCTTCTCGTGTTAGCGTCACAATGGGTACTCCCAATCGCAAAGCTTCGGCAAAAGTGCTGTATCCAGGTTTGGAAACGACGCGCCCGCATATTGGCATAAAATCGACTGGGCGGTAAGATTGGTCTGTAATTTTTATAAGATTTGGTAAATTGGGTGCATTCCGGTCAAAGGTGATAAATTGCCAATCGGAAAACTTCAGCAAATTGTCGTAGGGAATTTCTTGTAACCCTAAACCGCCGAAGGTGAGCAAGATGGTTTGCTCGGTTGGTGTGGTAATTCCCCATTTAGATCGTAGTGTGTCTGCGCTGTGGCGAGGAGTGCCGCCGGTTAAACCGACATCGACGAGCTGTGGGAAAACGCTCATCGATTCGTGGAAGGGCAAGCGAAACAAGCGATCGCACTTTGCATAACATTCGCTTATCCAATCCGCAATTGCAATAAACTCTCCTCCCCACGCCCGATAGATAAAGTCCCAGCCAAAATTACTCAGCATCCAGCAAGGAATCCCAGCCGCTTTGCCAATTGGCGCTGCCAGCGGTGGAATATCTGCCAAAATCAAACCTACTCGGTTTTGACGGATAAAGTTTACTTCACTGGCAATTATCGATTTCTCTTGGGCGCGAATTTGTTGCACTTTTTCCAAAGTGGCAGCTTTATCCATTGCGAAACTATCAGCTTGCACAACGCCGATATCAAAACCGCGAGGGCGATGAATAAAATCCCCTGGAATATAAGATTCTAGTAACCAGCGGGGTGCTGTTGTTACCAGAATCAGCAAAATTTCCGGATACATTTGCTGAACTGCCGCCGCGACGGATGCCGCCCGGACTGCATGACCAAAGCCATGATTGGTGATAGCGATGTATAAAATTGGATGTTTAGCAGTCATTCGTTCGTAATCAGTAGTTATTAGTCATGAGTCTAGTTGCTAATTCCTAAGGTCTAACGATCGATAACTACTGACTCAATTGTTGAATGGCTTCAACAAGTTGGTCAATGTCAGATGGCAGGGTGAAATAGTGAACGCAGGCGCGTACACAGTCGGGATTGCGGATTGTCCGAACCAGCAAGTTTTGATTTTCTAAAGATTGTACTAATTGCTGGTGATTGCCCTCTCCTGAAAGCTGGAAGGAGACAAGACCGGATTCCGGCGGTGCATTTCGCAGACATTTGATGTGAGGAAGTTCGGCTAAACGTTGCCAGAGGTATTGGCTCAACTCCAGGATTTTTTGGAAGCGAGATTCTGGGGTTCCCCATTGTTGATGAAGAGCGATCGCTGCCCTAAGCCCAGCATAGAGGGGATAGGCAGAAGTCGCGACTTCATATCTTCGCCCATCCGGTTGCCAGCCAATCGGTTGACCGGATGAATTGTAAAGAATGCTGCGCCAGCCGATAAACGTGGGATTCAGGCTTTCTAAAGCTTCCGGTCGCACGTACAGACCACCGACGCCTTCTGGCCCGCACCACCACTTGTGACCCGTGAAAGCATAAAAATCAATCCCCAATTCTGTCAAATTTAGCGG from Coleofasciculus sp. FACHB-T130 encodes:
- a CDS encoding Mo-dependent nitrogenase C-terminal domain-containing protein, giving the protein MNVSQYTVKNISLTSWFWMPQEEVSQKVAPIQQPTKARTRLNFLQPLREWIDNIQVRDRELAHRLCKSIPSQCPFERDIKVFGRTLFHIPPMCKLNPLYEEVVSLRFRALCYLADECGEDVTAYC
- a CDS encoding secondary thiamine-phosphate synthase enzyme YjbQ; protein product: MTHYQQILTVQTPGKSLYKITPKVQAIVADSRIQTGLCTLFLRHTSASLLIQENADPDVLKDLENFLTKLVPESDRYFHNAEGPDDMPAHIRTAVTHTSEQIPIAGGKLLLGTWQGIYIWEHRQRGHYREIVVHIAGD
- a CDS encoding WecB/TagA/CpsF family glycosyltransferase, with the protein product MNTRTLKTTPIKTNILGIGVSRTKYKDCTDLIIQSAQLRQSCTVAAVNVHSITSGYLDPDGHGYQLNQFTLVAPDGQPVRWALNLLRNRDEEILPERVRGPELMLNICEQAAAKEISIFLYGSTEAVLETLQKNLQEKFPSLIIAGAVSPPFRPLTPQEDAAYTKQIRESGAGIVFVSLGCPRQEAWAFNHRHQLDCPIVAVGAAFDFHSGNIPEAPFWMQSLGLEWLFRFLQEPKRLWKRYWLLNPLYLILLGLQLLKLLPVEQDPIEVETSSAERHPEAINR
- a CDS encoding glycosyl transferase, whose translation is MTAKHPILYIAITNHGFGHAVRAASVAAAVQQMYPEILLILVTTAPRWLLESYIPGDFIHRPRGFDIGVVQADSFAMDKAATLEKVQQIRAQEKSIIASEVNFIRQNRVGLILADIPPLAAPIGKAAGIPCWMLSNFGWDFIYRAWGGEFIAIADWISECYAKCDRLFRLPFHESMSVFPQLVDVGLTGGTPRHSADTLRSKWGITTPTEQTILLTFGGLGLQEIPYDNLLKFSDWQFITFDRNAPNLPNLIKITDQSYRPVDFMPICGRVVSKPGYSTFAEALRLGVPIVTLTREDFAEAPLLLEGIQNYTYHQILQPAEFFQSNWEFLHQPMLPPHQSQMVATDGTEAIARAVVSYFQNR